One part of the bacterium genome encodes these proteins:
- the hpt gene encoding hypoxanthine phosphoribosyltransferase, whose product MNNTIKADGHVFTVMISDEQIRNEVRRLGREITNDFQDKNPIFVGILNGSFLFVADLIREVNTECEIDFLKIGSYGDHMHSSGSIRLDKDVSAKLKGRHVIVVEDIIDSGLSVTYIKNHLDKMEPASLRFATLLLKKEKAKVDFPIHYVGFEIGNEFVIGYGLDYAQRFRHLKDIYVTKS is encoded by the coding sequence ATGAACAACACGATTAAAGCCGATGGTCATGTTTTTACGGTAATGATCTCTGACGAGCAAATCCGAAACGAAGTTCGCCGCCTCGGCCGTGAAATTACCAACGACTTCCAAGACAAAAATCCCATTTTTGTCGGGATTCTCAATGGTTCTTTTTTATTTGTTGCCGATCTGATTCGAGAAGTCAATACGGAATGTGAAATCGACTTTCTGAAAATCGGAAGTTACGGGGATCACATGCATTCCAGCGGCAGCATTCGTCTCGATAAAGATGTGAGCGCTAAGCTCAAAGGACGCCACGTGATTGTTGTTGAAGATATTATCGATTCAGGTTTATCCGTTACGTATATCAAAAATCATTTGGATAAAATGGAGCCGGCCTCGTTACGTTTTGCAACCTTGCTGTTAAAGAAAGAAAAAGCAAAAGTCGACTTCCCTATTCATTATGTCGGGTTTGAGATCGGCAACGAATTCGTCATAGGTTACGGATTGGATTACGCCCAGCGTTTCCGGCATTTAAAAGACATTTATGTTACCAAGAGTTAA